A genomic region of Halomonas aestuarii contains the following coding sequences:
- a CDS encoding alpha/beta fold hydrolase, whose translation MSPVVLLSGWGCDARLWEPLAGYWPARLEVSTPDWPGHGGRPALADPERLADLADAMAADLPPEAIWVGWSLGGLLATALLGHLPTPRGLVLLGMGARFCHPDGVTEEALATFQTAFRRDPEATRSHFLRWQLRGEPSPRAAHHRLLGLIGRGPCAPRATLAAGLHQLAHLDHRHHLAAPPCPIWRVAGEHDPLLATSARDEADIRLADAGHCPMVSQPEALAACLVEIAGEGSP comes from the coding sequence ATGAGCCCTGTGGTCCTGCTCTCCGGCTGGGGCTGCGATGCCCGCCTATGGGAGCCGCTGGCCGGTTACTGGCCCGCCCGACTCGAGGTCTCGACCCCCGACTGGCCCGGCCACGGGGGGCGACCCGCCCTGGCGGACCCGGAGCGCCTCGCCGACCTGGCCGACGCCATGGCCGCCGACCTGCCGCCAGAGGCCATCTGGGTGGGCTGGTCCCTGGGCGGGCTGCTCGCCACGGCCCTGCTCGGCCACCTGCCCACCCCTCGCGGCCTGGTGCTGCTCGGCATGGGGGCACGCTTCTGCCACCCCGACGGCGTCACGGAGGAGGCGCTGGCGACCTTCCAGACCGCCTTCCGTCGCGATCCCGAGGCCACCCGAAGCCACTTCCTGCGCTGGCAGCTGCGTGGCGAGCCCTCCCCCCGGGCGGCCCATCACCGGCTCCTCGGCCTGATCGGCCGGGGGCCCTGCGCCCCGCGGGCCACCCTGGCCGCGGGACTCCACCAGCTGGCGCACCTCGACCACCGCCACCATCTGGCCGCCCCGCCCTGCCCGATCTGGCGCGTCGCCGGGGAGCACGACCCCCTGCTGGCCACGTCGGCACGCGACGAGGCCGACATCCGCCTCGCGGACGCGGGCCACTGCCCGATGGTCAGCCAGCCCGAGGCCCTGGCGGCCTGCCTGGTCGAGATCGCCGGGGAGGGATCGCCATGA
- the bioF gene encoding 8-amino-7-oxononanoate synthase translates to MAEAWTTHLSERAATQRDAGRWRTRRTLGADAPWRDFAGNDYLGLARDTRLIEAQVEGARRYGAGARASHLVCGHLEVHEALEQRLAALTGRPAALLFSTGYMANLGTLQALCDGETRLFQDRLNHASLLDGARLSGARSRRFHHGDLGDLERLLERAPAGGRRLVVSDGVFSMDGDVADIEGLADTCARHQAWLMIDDAHGLGVLGERGDGSVGRAHGPERVPVLVGTLGKALGSAGAFVAGSQALVDHLIQFARPYVYTTAQPPGVAAATLEALALVEAEPERRTRLADRIARFRREAALLGLPLMASTTPIQPLVLGSSERVMHWAARLRARGLAVGAIREPTVPRGEARLRITLSSAHDDEDLEALLEGLADCQRREAAP, encoded by the coding sequence ATGGCGGAGGCCTGGACCACGCACCTCTCCGAGCGGGCCGCGACGCAGCGTGACGCGGGCCGCTGGCGAACGCGCCGCACCCTTGGCGCCGACGCCCCGTGGCGGGACTTCGCCGGCAACGACTACCTGGGGCTGGCGCGGGATACGCGACTCATCGAGGCCCAGGTCGAGGGTGCCCGGCGATATGGCGCGGGCGCCAGGGCCTCGCACCTGGTCTGTGGCCATCTCGAGGTCCATGAGGCCCTGGAACAGCGCCTCGCCGCGCTCACGGGCCGCCCCGCGGCACTGCTCTTCTCCACCGGCTACATGGCCAACCTCGGCACCCTGCAGGCCCTCTGTGACGGCGAGACCCGCCTCTTTCAGGACCGGCTCAACCACGCCTCGCTGCTGGATGGCGCGCGTCTCTCGGGGGCCCGATCACGGCGTTTCCACCATGGCGACCTGGGCGACCTCGAGCGGCTGCTCGAGCGCGCGCCGGCCGGTGGGCGCCGGCTGGTGGTCAGCGACGGCGTGTTCAGCATGGACGGTGACGTGGCGGACATCGAGGGGCTCGCCGACACCTGCGCCCGTCACCAGGCCTGGCTGATGATCGACGATGCCCATGGCCTCGGCGTGCTGGGCGAGCGGGGAGACGGCAGCGTGGGCCGGGCCCATGGCCCCGAGCGGGTTCCGGTGCTGGTGGGCACCCTCGGCAAGGCGCTGGGCTCCGCCGGCGCCTTCGTGGCCGGCAGCCAGGCGCTGGTCGATCACCTGATCCAGTTCGCCCGCCCCTATGTCTATACCACCGCCCAGCCGCCCGGGGTCGCCGCCGCCACCCTCGAGGCGCTGGCACTGGTCGAGGCCGAGCCCGAGCGACGCACACGCCTGGCGGACCGGATCGCGCGGTTTCGCCGCGAGGCCGCCCTGCTGGGGCTGCCGCTCATGGCCTCCACCACGCCCATCCAGCCGCTGGTGCTGGGGAGCAGCGAGCGCGTGATGCACTGGGCCGCCCGCCTGCGGGCGCGCGGTCTCGCGGTCGGCGCCATTCGCGAGCCCACGGTGCCCCGCGGCGAGGCGCGACTGCGGATCACCCTGAGCTCGGCCCATGACGACGAGGACCTCGAGGCGCTGCTCGAGGGCCTGGCCGACTGCCAGCGACGGGAGGCGGCGCCATGA
- the bioB gene encoding biotin synthase BioB — protein MIPASDESRPDSLTLATPGEVRHDWSLAEIEALFALPFNDLLFRAQQVHRAHFDANAVQVSTLLSIKTGACPEDCKYCPQSGHYNTGLGKEKLLEVEQVVEQARAAREAGASRFCMGAAWKSPRERDLEVVLEMVRRVKALGLETCMTLGMVDPDQASRLAGAGLDYYNHNLDTSPDYYGEIITTRTYADRLETLGNVRQAGMKVCSGGILGMGEAPRDRAALLQQLVRLEPHPESVPINMLVKVPGTPLEDVEDLDPIIFIRAIAVARILMPESHVRLSAGREQMDDATQALAFLAGANSIFYGDTLLTTGNPQVEKDRTLFTRLGLHTERRETCADEARQQADLEARAVRQGAAALEAEASRLAYDATRA, from the coding sequence ATGATCCCCGCGTCCGACGAATCCCGCCCCGACTCCCTGACCCTAGCCACGCCGGGCGAGGTCCGCCACGACTGGTCGCTGGCGGAGATCGAGGCGCTCTTCGCGCTGCCCTTCAACGACCTGCTGTTTCGCGCCCAGCAGGTCCATCGGGCTCACTTCGATGCCAATGCCGTGCAGGTCTCCACCCTGCTCTCCATCAAGACCGGCGCCTGCCCGGAGGACTGCAAGTACTGTCCCCAGTCGGGCCACTACAACACCGGGCTCGGCAAGGAGAAGCTGCTGGAGGTCGAGCAGGTGGTGGAACAGGCGCGCGCCGCCCGGGAGGCCGGCGCCAGCCGCTTCTGCATGGGCGCCGCCTGGAAGAGCCCCCGGGAGCGCGACCTCGAGGTGGTGCTGGAGATGGTCCGGCGGGTCAAGGCGCTGGGACTCGAGACCTGCATGACGCTGGGCATGGTCGACCCCGACCAGGCGAGTCGCCTGGCCGGGGCAGGCCTGGACTACTACAACCATAACCTCGACACCTCGCCGGACTACTACGGCGAGATCATCACCACGCGCACCTATGCCGATCGGCTGGAGACCCTGGGCAACGTCCGCCAGGCGGGCATGAAGGTCTGCTCGGGGGGCATCCTCGGCATGGGCGAGGCCCCCCGCGACCGCGCCGCCCTGCTCCAGCAGCTGGTCAGGCTCGAGCCGCACCCGGAATCGGTGCCGATCAACATGCTGGTCAAGGTGCCCGGCACCCCGCTCGAGGACGTGGAGGACCTGGACCCCATCATCTTCATCCGGGCCATCGCCGTGGCCCGCATCCTGATGCCGGAGAGTCACGTGCGGCTCTCCGCCGGCAGGGAGCAGATGGATGACGCCACCCAGGCGCTGGCCTTCCTGGCCGGCGCCAACTCGATCTTCTATGGCGACACCCTGCTGACCACCGGCAATCCCCAGGTGGAAAAGGACCGGACGCTGTTCACCCGGTTGGGGCTTCATACCGAGAGAAGGGAGACCTGCGCCGACGAGGCCCGTCAGCAGGCCGATCTTGAAGCAAGAGCCGTGCGCCAGGGCGCGGCGGCGCTGGAGGCCGAGGCCAGTCGGCTCGCCTACGACGCCACCAGGGCCTGA
- a CDS encoding ComF family protein, protein MSTSARKEVDGWLGRALPGRCAFCLAPLLDGFPWCEACFAGLPWNVPACPGCGEPQPGAEAGRRCGRCLRRPPAFDRARVPLRYAEEVAGLVQRFKFDASPRAGKLLLDLLSTGLPADVTAWPEALVPVPLHPRRARERGFDQALWLARRLGRRLDRPLVRATRARDTPSQRGLDRGERRANLRAAFCVPGGLPGRVALVDDVMTTGATLGALAVACRRAGAREVEAWAVARTPLHDR, encoded by the coding sequence ATGTCAACCTCGGCGAGAAAGGAAGTTGACGGGTGGCTGGGGCGGGCCCTGCCCGGTCGCTGCGCCTTCTGCCTGGCGCCCCTGCTCGACGGGTTCCCGTGGTGCGAGGCCTGCTTCGCGGGGTTGCCCTGGAACGTGCCGGCCTGTCCCGGCTGCGGGGAACCCCAGCCGGGGGCCGAGGCGGGCCGGCGCTGCGGCCGCTGCCTGCGTCGCCCCCCGGCGTTCGACCGGGCGAGGGTGCCGCTGCGCTACGCCGAGGAGGTGGCTGGCCTGGTGCAGCGATTCAAGTTCGATGCCTCGCCGCGGGCCGGAAAGCTGCTGCTCGACCTGCTGTCCACGGGGCTGCCGGCGGACGTCACGGCCTGGCCCGAGGCGCTGGTGCCGGTGCCGCTGCATCCGCGGCGCGCGCGGGAGCGGGGCTTCGACCAGGCCCTCTGGCTCGCCAGGCGCCTGGGGCGCCGGCTCGATCGTCCGCTGGTGCGGGCAACGCGCGCCCGGGACACGCCCAGCCAGCGCGGCCTGGATCGCGGCGAGCGCCGCGCCAACCTGCGCGCGGCTTTTTGCGTCCCGGGCGGGCTCCCCGGGCGCGTGGCGCTGGTGGACGACGTGATGACCACGGGCGCGACCCTGGGGGCGCTGGCCGTGGCCTGCCGCCGTGCCGGCGCCCGCGAGGTGGAAGCCTGGGCGGTGGCGCGCACGCCCCTCCACGACCGCTGA
- a CDS encoding serine/threonine protein kinase, whose translation METRPHPFADLSPARVVAAVESLGFWLPGEPFTLNSYENRVFLVHDEERRRWVVKFYRPERWTDAQIREEHDFLAELAEAEVAVAAPWRDAAGESLHRAEGFRFTLFPHLPGQAPELENPTHLFALGELIGAVHAVGERGRFVHRRALDLDGMVLEARDKVLASRWLDRRQRQAYERITATLHRQLAPHAWSADQAIRVQGDCHIGNMLGRDEHFALVDFDDCLMAPAIQDLWMLFTAQEQGERQMQLSEVTEGYEQHRDFDRRELALVEPLRTLRLLRHSAWLVDRWQDPAFPQAFPWLADAGYWDGHLRMLEQQRQVLEARPRWLA comes from the coding sequence ATGGAGACCAGACCCCATCCCTTCGCCGACCTCTCGCCCGCCCGGGTGGTGGCGGCGGTGGAGTCGCTGGGCTTCTGGCTGCCCGGCGAGCCCTTCACCCTGAACAGCTACGAGAACCGGGTCTTCCTGGTGCACGACGAAGAGCGTCGCCGCTGGGTGGTGAAGTTCTATCGCCCCGAGCGCTGGACGGATGCCCAGATCCGTGAGGAGCACGACTTCCTGGCCGAGCTCGCCGAGGCCGAGGTGGCCGTGGCCGCGCCCTGGCGAGACGCCGCTGGCGAGAGCCTGCACCGGGCCGAGGGATTCCGCTTCACGCTCTTCCCCCACCTGCCCGGACAGGCGCCGGAGCTGGAGAACCCGACCCACCTGTTCGCCCTCGGCGAGTTGATCGGCGCGGTCCATGCCGTGGGCGAGCGGGGACGCTTCGTGCATCGTCGGGCCCTGGACCTGGACGGCATGGTGCTGGAGGCTCGCGACAAGGTGCTGGCCAGTCGCTGGCTGGATCGTCGCCAGCGCCAGGCCTACGAGCGCATCACCGCAACGCTGCACCGCCAGCTCGCCCCCCATGCCTGGTCCGCGGACCAGGCGATCCGCGTGCAGGGCGACTGTCATATCGGCAACATGCTCGGCCGGGACGAGCACTTCGCCCTGGTCGATTTCGATGACTGCCTGATGGCCCCGGCCATCCAGGACCTGTGGATGCTGTTCACCGCCCAGGAGCAGGGGGAGCGCCAGATGCAGCTCTCCGAGGTGACCGAGGGCTACGAGCAGCACCGCGACTTTGATCGCCGGGAGCTCGCCCTGGTGGAGCCGCTGCGGACCCTGCGCCTGCTGCGCCACAGCGCCTGGCTGGTGGATCGCTGGCAGGACCCGGCCTTTCCGCAGGCCTTTCCCTGGCTGGCCGATGCCGGCTACTGGGACGGCCACCTGCGCATGCTGGAGCAGCAGCGCCAGGTGCTGGAGGCAAGGCCTCGCTGGCTGGCCTGA
- the folE gene encoding GTP cyclohydrolase I FolE — translation MTEELANHYRAIIHDLGEDPDREGLRDTPKRAAKAMQFLNRGYTQSLEEIINGAVFESETDEMVLVKDIELYSMCEHHLLPFIGKCHIAYLPSGKVLGLSKFARIVDMYARRMQIQENLTRQIAEAVQQVTEARGVAVVIEARHLCMMMRGVEKQNSSMTSSVMLGAFREKPSTRQEFLTLVSGR, via the coding sequence ATGACCGAAGAACTCGCCAATCATTACCGCGCGATCATCCACGACCTGGGCGAGGACCCGGATCGGGAGGGCCTGCGCGACACCCCCAAGCGGGCCGCCAAGGCGATGCAGTTTCTCAACCGCGGCTACACCCAGTCGCTGGAAGAGATCATCAACGGGGCGGTGTTCGAGTCCGAGACCGACGAGATGGTGCTGGTCAAGGACATCGAGCTTTATTCAATGTGCGAGCACCATCTGCTGCCGTTCATCGGCAAGTGCCACATCGCCTACCTGCCTAGCGGCAAGGTACTTGGGCTCTCCAAGTTCGCCCGCATCGTCGACATGTACGCCCGTCGCATGCAGATCCAGGAGAACCTGACCCGGCAGATCGCCGAGGCGGTCCAGCAGGTCACCGAGGCCCGGGGGGTGGCGGTGGTGATCGAGGCGCGCCACCTGTGCATGATGATGCGCGGGGTGGAGAAGCAGAACTCCAGCATGACCTCCTCGGTGATGCTCGGGGCCTTCCGCGAGAAGCCGAGCACCCGCCAGGAGTTCCTCACCCTCGTCAGTGGCCGCTGA
- the folX gene encoding dihydroneopterin triphosphate 2'-epimerase, with product MPIHALDDQHFDHDLATIRIKNLRLRTHIGIKDDEIRNRQDVVINAVIRYRADKAVEFNHIEQALNYRTITKEVIALVEDHRFLLLERMTREVLDLIMGHEQVLTAQVEIDKPHALRFSDSVSITLSDSRETRRPQ from the coding sequence ATGCCGATCCATGCCCTGGACGACCAGCACTTCGACCACGACCTGGCCACCATCCGCATCAAGAACCTTCGCCTCAGGACCCACATCGGCATCAAGGACGACGAGATCCGCAATCGACAGGATGTGGTCATCAATGCGGTGATCCGCTACCGCGCCGACAAGGCCGTGGAGTTCAACCATATCGAGCAGGCGCTGAACTACCGGACCATCACCAAGGAGGTGATCGCCCTGGTCGAGGACCATCGCTTCCTGCTGCTCGAGCGCATGACCCGCGAGGTGCTGGACCTGATCATGGGGCACGAGCAGGTGCTCACGGCCCAGGTGGAGATCGACAAACCCCATGCGCTGCGCTTCTCCGACTCGGTCTCCATCACCCTCTCCGATTCCCGGGAAACCCGCCGTCCGCAGTGA
- a CDS encoding NAD-dependent succinate-semialdehyde dehydrogenase produces the protein MQALKETQLYCPFAYIDGSWVAADSGEQIDVLNPATGESMGNVPRLGRAETERAIDAADAALPAWRALTALERADILMKWHDLMMEHQDDLAMIMTFEQGKPLKEAAGEIAYAASFLRWFAEEARRIYGDTVPAAKANQRIVVTKQPVGVVGAITPWNFPAAMITRKAGAALAAGCTIVVKPASQTPFSATALAKLAERAGVPRGVFNVVPGRASEIAAAMTESSLVRKITFTGSTEVGRQLMAQASQHIQKISLELGGNAPFIVFEDADLDAAVEGAMAAKFRNAGQTCVCTNRFLVQSSVVNAFCEKLAVAMNSELKVGNGTEDGINIGPLIDDKAVAKVSEHVHDAVDQGAELLLGGHPHPLGGNFFSPTLISFANSRMKVANEETFGPLAAVFPFDDEQEAVRMANDTEFGLASYFYSRDLGRVWRVADALDYGMVGINTGLISNAAAPFGGVKASGLGREGGHQGLDEFLETKYLCIDLG, from the coding sequence ATGCAAGCCCTCAAGGAAACGCAGCTCTATTGCCCCTTTGCCTACATCGACGGCAGCTGGGTCGCCGCCGACAGCGGGGAGCAGATCGACGTGCTCAATCCGGCCACCGGTGAGAGCATGGGCAACGTGCCGCGCCTCGGGCGAGCGGAGACCGAGCGGGCCATCGACGCCGCCGATGCCGCCCTGCCGGCCTGGAGGGCGCTCACCGCCCTGGAGCGTGCCGACATCCTGATGAAGTGGCACGACCTGATGATGGAGCACCAGGACGACCTGGCCATGATCATGACCTTCGAGCAGGGCAAGCCCCTCAAGGAGGCCGCCGGGGAGATCGCCTACGCGGCGAGCTTCCTGCGCTGGTTCGCCGAGGAGGCGCGGCGCATCTACGGCGACACCGTGCCGGCCGCCAAGGCCAACCAACGGATCGTGGTCACCAAGCAGCCCGTCGGCGTGGTGGGCGCCATCACGCCCTGGAACTTCCCCGCGGCGATGATCACCCGCAAGGCCGGCGCGGCACTCGCGGCCGGCTGCACCATCGTGGTCAAGCCGGCCAGCCAGACCCCGTTCTCCGCCACCGCCCTGGCCAAGCTGGCCGAGCGGGCCGGCGTGCCGCGCGGCGTGTTCAACGTGGTGCCTGGGCGCGCCTCCGAGATCGCCGCCGCCATGACCGAGTCGTCGCTGGTGCGCAAGATCACCTTCACCGGCTCCACCGAGGTCGGGCGACAGCTGATGGCCCAGGCCTCCCAGCACATCCAGAAGATCTCCCTGGAGCTCGGCGGCAACGCCCCCTTCATCGTCTTCGAGGATGCCGACCTGGACGCCGCGGTGGAGGGCGCCATGGCCGCCAAGTTCCGCAACGCTGGTCAGACCTGCGTCTGCACCAACCGCTTCCTGGTGCAGTCCAGCGTGGTCAACGCCTTCTGCGAGAAGCTGGCGGTGGCCATGAACAGCGAGCTCAAGGTGGGCAACGGCACCGAGGACGGCATCAACATCGGCCCGCTGATCGACGACAAGGCGGTGGCCAAGGTCAGCGAGCACGTCCACGACGCCGTGGACCAGGGAGCCGAGCTGCTGCTGGGCGGCCATCCGCACCCGCTGGGCGGCAACTTCTTCTCGCCCACCCTGATCAGCTTCGCCAACTCCCGCATGAAGGTGGCCAACGAGGAGACCTTCGGCCCGCTGGCGGCCGTATTCCCCTTCGATGACGAGCAGGAAGCCGTCCGTATGGCCAACGACACCGAGTTCGGCCTGGCGTCCTACTTCTACTCCCGTGACCTGGGGCGCGTCTGGCGGGTCGCCGACGCCCTGGACTACGGCATGGTGGGCATCAACACCGGCCTGATCTCCAACGCCGCCGCGCCCTTCGGTGGGGTCAAGGCCTCGGGGCTGGGTCGCGAGGGCGGCCACCAGGGCCTCGACGAGTTCCTCGAGACCAAGTACCTCTGCATCGACCTCGGCTGA
- the purH gene encoding bifunctional phosphoribosylaminoimidazolecarboxamide formyltransferase/IMP cyclohydrolase, with amino-acid sequence MAQASSTAVRRALISVSDKTGIVDFARGLTDQGVELLSTGGTFRLLKENGIAVTEVSEHTGFPEIMDGRVKTLHPTIHGGILGRRGQDDAVMAEHGIDPIDMVVVNLYPFAQTVAKPDCTLEDAIENIDIGGPTMVRACAKNHAYTTIVVDAGDYGRVLEEVAQGGMQQATRFDLAVKAFEHTAGYDAAIADYLGQRVPGGEDGFPRTYNLQFEKKQAMRYGENPHQNAAFYVEAGASEASVATATQLNGKALSFNNVADTDAAFECVKTFTDTACVIVKHANPCGVAVGATPMEAYDKAFATDPTSAFGGIIAFNVPLDAETARAIVDRQFVEVIIAPGVEEEAASIVAEKKNVRLLDVGAHWPGEREHAHDFKRVTGGLLVQDRDLGMVGRDELTVVTERVPSEQEMRDLAFAWKVAKYVKSNAIVYAKDGQTIGVGAGQMSRVYSAKIAGIKAADEGLSVPGSVMASDAFFPFRDGIDAAAAAGIAAVIQPGGSMRDQEVIDAANEAGIAMVFTGMRHFRH; translated from the coding sequence ATGGCCCAAGCCTCCTCCACCGCGGTTCGCCGCGCCCTGATCAGCGTCTCCGACAAGACCGGCATCGTCGACTTCGCCCGCGGCCTCACCGACCAGGGCGTCGAGCTGCTCTCCACCGGCGGCACCTTCCGCCTGCTCAAGGAGAACGGCATCGCCGTCACCGAAGTCTCCGAGCACACCGGGTTCCCGGAGATCATGGATGGCCGGGTCAAGACGCTGCACCCGACGATCCACGGCGGCATCCTCGGACGCCGCGGCCAGGACGACGCGGTCATGGCGGAGCACGGCATCGACCCCATCGACATGGTGGTGGTCAACCTCTACCCCTTCGCCCAGACCGTGGCCAAGCCGGACTGCACCCTCGAGGACGCCATCGAGAACATCGACATCGGTGGCCCGACCATGGTGCGCGCCTGCGCCAAGAACCACGCCTACACCACCATCGTCGTGGACGCCGGCGACTACGGCCGGGTCCTCGAGGAGGTCGCCCAAGGCGGCATGCAGCAGGCCACCCGCTTCGACCTGGCGGTGAAGGCCTTCGAGCATACCGCCGGCTACGATGCCGCCATCGCCGACTACCTCGGCCAGCGGGTTCCCGGCGGCGAGGACGGCTTCCCGCGCACCTACAACCTGCAGTTCGAGAAGAAGCAGGCCATGCGCTACGGCGAGAACCCACACCAGAACGCCGCCTTCTACGTCGAGGCGGGCGCCAGCGAGGCCAGCGTGGCCACCGCCACCCAGCTCAACGGCAAGGCGCTCTCCTTCAACAACGTCGCCGACACCGACGCCGCCTTCGAGTGCGTCAAGACCTTCACCGACACCGCCTGCGTGATCGTAAAGCATGCCAACCCCTGCGGCGTGGCCGTGGGCGCGACGCCGATGGAGGCCTATGACAAGGCCTTCGCCACCGACCCGACCAGCGCCTTCGGCGGCATCATCGCCTTCAACGTGCCGCTGGACGCCGAGACCGCGCGGGCCATCGTCGACCGCCAGTTCGTCGAGGTGATCATTGCCCCCGGGGTCGAGGAGGAGGCGGCGAGCATCGTCGCCGAGAAGAAGAACGTGCGCCTGCTCGACGTCGGCGCGCACTGGCCCGGCGAGCGCGAGCACGCACACGACTTCAAGCGCGTCACCGGCGGCCTGCTGGTTCAGGACCGCGACCTGGGCATGGTCGGACGCGACGAGCTCACCGTGGTCACCGAGCGGGTTCCTTCCGAGCAGGAGATGCGCGACCTGGCCTTCGCCTGGAAGGTGGCCAAGTACGTCAAGTCCAACGCCATCGTCTACGCCAAGGATGGCCAGACCATCGGCGTGGGCGCCGGCCAGATGAGCCGGGTCTACTCGGCCAAGATCGCCGGGATCAAGGCCGCCGACGAGGGCCTCTCGGTGCCCGGCTCGGTGATGGCCTCCGATGCCTTCTTCCCGTTCCGCGACGGCATCGACGCCGCGGCCGCCGCCGGCATCGCCGCGGTGATCCAGCCCGGCGGCTCCATGCGTGACCAGGAGGTAATCGACGCGGCCAACGAGGCCGGCATCGCCATGGTGTTCACCGGCATGCGCCACTTCCGCCACTGA
- the fis gene encoding DNA-binding transcriptional regulator Fis, translating into MTSSQSFDHNPAQSEFDTRTSSDLAGLTDGARPASGDDRPLREAVEASLARYFDHLDGSSVTDLYAMVMAEVEAPLLTSVLDHTQGNQTRAAEMLGLNRGTLRKKLKHHGLI; encoded by the coding sequence ATGACCAGCAGCCAATCCTTTGACCATAATCCCGCCCAGTCCGAGTTCGACACCCGGACCTCCAGCGACCTCGCCGGATTGACCGACGGCGCACGCCCCGCCTCCGGGGACGACCGGCCCCTGCGGGAGGCCGTGGAGGCCTCGCTGGCCCGCTACTTCGACCACCTCGACGGCTCCAGCGTCACCGACCTCTACGCCATGGTGATGGCCGAGGTCGAGGCCCCGCTGCTGACCTCGGTGCTCGACCATACCCAGGGGAACCAGACCCGCGCCGCCGAGATGCTAGGACTCAACCGCGGCACGCTGCGCAAGAAGCTCAAGCATCACGGCCTGATCTGA
- the dusB gene encoding tRNA dihydrouridine synthase DusB encodes MTDSRPLPRIGRHELPNRVVLAPMAGVTDRPFRALCRRLGAGLVVGEMVTSDPSLWHTRKSRLRMDHRGEPGPRSVQIAGGDAEMLAEAARLNAAMGAEIIDINMGCPAKKVCNKAAGSALLRDEALVAEIVQAVVAAVDVPVTLKIRTGWCAESNNGVRVARIAEDAGIQALAVHGRHRQQRYAGSAEYDTIAAIKAEVGIPVFANGDIDSPGKARRILDYTGADAVMVGRAAQGNPWIFREIDHYLRHGEPLAPPRDEERAAVLRDHLEALHDFYGEHMGVRIARKHLGWYLAGDDRFDDDGRRALRATFNGLESSPCQRRFIDELFRHDPAATPRRVARAVAPDGTCAA; translated from the coding sequence ATGACCGATTCTCGCCCCCTGCCCCGCATCGGCCGCCACGAACTGCCCAACCGGGTGGTGCTGGCGCCCATGGCCGGGGTCACCGACCGCCCCTTCCGGGCGCTCTGCCGCCGCCTGGGGGCGGGACTCGTCGTGGGCGAGATGGTCACCTCGGATCCCAGCCTGTGGCACACCCGCAAGTCGCGGCTGCGCATGGACCACCGCGGAGAACCGGGTCCGCGCAGCGTGCAGATCGCCGGCGGTGACGCCGAGATGCTCGCCGAGGCGGCCCGGCTGAACGCCGCCATGGGCGCCGAGATCATCGACATCAACATGGGCTGCCCGGCCAAGAAGGTCTGCAACAAGGCGGCCGGCTCCGCCCTGCTGCGCGACGAGGCGCTGGTCGCCGAGATCGTCCAGGCGGTCGTCGCCGCCGTGGACGTGCCGGTGACCCTGAAGATCCGCACCGGCTGGTGTGCCGAGAGCAACAACGGCGTGCGGGTGGCCCGCATCGCCGAGGACGCCGGCATCCAGGCCCTCGCCGTGCATGGCCGCCATCGCCAGCAGCGCTATGCCGGCAGCGCCGAGTACGACACCATCGCCGCCATCAAGGCCGAGGTGGGCATTCCGGTGTTCGCCAACGGCGACATCGATTCTCCGGGCAAGGCGCGCCGAATCCTCGACTATACTGGGGCGGACGCGGTGATGGTCGGTCGTGCCGCCCAGGGCAACCCCTGGATCTTCCGCGAGATCGACCACTATCTTCGCCATGGCGAGCCCCTCGCCCCGCCGAGGGATGAGGAGCGTGCCGCGGTACTGCGGGACCACCTCGAGGCCCTGCATGACTTCTACGGTGAACACATGGGCGTGCGCATCGCGCGCAAGCATCTCGGCTGGTACCTGGCCGGCGATGACCGTTTCGATGATGACGGGCGGCGTGCCCTGCGGGCCACCTTCAATGGCCTGGAGAGCAGCCCGTGCCAGCGCCGCTTCATTGATGAACTCTTTCGTCACGACCCCGCCGCGACACCCCGTCGCGTTGCCCGGGCCGTGGCACCGGACGGAACCTGTGCCGCATGA